In Glycine max cultivar Williams 82 chromosome 10, Glycine_max_v4.0, whole genome shotgun sequence, the DNA window atttcttatacacttctactccttatttttacttttatctaccttatttcttttttctatgcAAAGACAtagatgaaacaaaaaaaaaaagcatcacATGATTTCATTAGATTCTAGAGACCAAGAAAGTGGAATATTCACTTTTATTTGAAAAGTTTCCTACCAATGTCTTGGAATAAAGCTATAATAAGGACGATACCACTTTTTTTTATCGCGCTCCTCAGTCCTCAAAACAGCATTACGCATTAATGAtgtaaccaattttttttccccTCACAGTAACTTATTTCCTTGTACTGTATTACTAACATTTTagtactttataaaaaaaattaaaaaataaaataaaatacattctcaattaattttaaaaaaaatattaaactttatcaatTAAACTCTAGTcccaacatatttatttaagataccaccaaaaaataatttaattaattaaaatataagtgaaACTGAAGattgaactaaaattaaaaattttaaaatattaggagactaaatatgtattttaaaatgaatggtCAAAATTGCatattgaaaaaatagaaataccAAAGTTGTATGCCtcctaatatttaatataatttaatctattttaatgtaaaaaaaattgggtcatttattatatgaattaaataaaaagaaaatataaaccaATTGCTAATAAGAGAGGCACACACACTGAGAATTGTGAAGATTTTCAACTCCTAGAAAATATTATGTAGCACATTCATATTTCCCTTTTCTGGCACGGCCAAGTGGTGGCCAGGTAGGCGTATTTCTATTATTAAGACACAAAAAGCGAGTCATCAACTCCATCTATTGGCTCCACTCTCATTTCATTCCTTTGTGCGTGATATCTCTATTCAAGTTTAGTAATGATCAGTGATCACACATTAAGCAAGAACATGGATTAAGTCTCCAAGAGAAAATAATCTTGTCTCTGTTCAACTTCTACGTTAAGAGACCCAAGTTGAaagatatttaagttttttttaatcttctgcCAAATAATTTTAGCGTTTTGCATGAGGGTAAAAATGGATTTAGGTAGATAAATCAACTCAATTTGAcctgaaattaaaatgaaaaatggtTTGACGAAATACTCAGGTTAAATCAGACTAAAAAAGTGTAGCCTAATTATTATTGGGTAGAATATTAGGTCTACTAAACTAGCTCAAACCTATTAAACTTGACTTAAtccaaaaatttcttttttttccttgccAATTTTAATGCAcattaaaatttagattttaaacTATGTAATATATgctaaattaatcaaatatattttcagatttttataaaaaaaaaatcaaataaaaatacacatataactATGTACAAGTAGACATGATGATACTTGGTATGATTAGTAAATTATCATATCCTTTGAGCACATGGTTAAGAGTTTGATTCTCCAATTGGTGTGTATGAAATAACATATGTTATGAGATATCAATTTCTTAAATGAATCTTAATGCATTGAGagattaatttatgtttatcAATCAAAATATTCTGAGTTTAGAGTAAAAAAGAGCTTCTCACCCGTCCATGACAATTAAATGCACGTTTGTTTTACAGCTATAATGGTTGTAGCACACATTCTAATGCACCTCCAAcgaataaaatcaaaatgaacGCAAAAACAATAATCATGATCCATTGACAAAATTACTTGTCTCAAAACGTAATTTTGCAATGGATTCTCAAACTTGCTCTAAATCTAAAATCTTCtcaaattttgacaaaaaaatccaCTTTCATAATAGTTGAATTTAAGTTTTTCATGCATATGTTTGGGCTTAGTTGGGATCTGGGCCATTTATGCTCATATTATTGGTCAAAAACGGATAAATTGTACTAAATACTATTAGAATATTATTTTCCATTATAATCATCCAACTTGAACAATATTatctacaataaaaaatacttacctTAGGTCtctgtcaaaaaaaattaaagtcaccaatcaaattaattaagtagTTTAAAAAACTCATGTATATACCTCCACAGATGGTAATTTCTCccttactaagtaaaaaaatatgtttgaatttttctttttaaaaaatgatgcaAAGTAGAAGCAAACAGAGACTCGGATGAAAACAAAAGTAGGTGTGAAATTTGGAGTCCACGTGCAGCAAAAATTGATTGGAGTTGCCAGCATTGTCATAGTGCTTTGATACATATGTTTTCCTGCTCCTAATTTTATGTGGCTATGAGATTTTTGCATCAACACCATATATAGAAAAGCAATAAGAAGTTAAGAGCTAGCCTCTGAAATCCAAAGCTAAATTTTAGCATCCCATGGACCATCAACATTAATATTCTGATCTTCTTGTTTTCCCACCCACCTTTTTCAGATGGAAGCACATTCATTAATTCGGTCCAACCCATCATACACAACATATATACATAATATGCATCTGCACCATCTCTAAAAAAGACAATGATTACactacacaaatttaaattaaacaaacaaaacaaagtaaAGACGAGGCAGAgccatatctatatatatataaaggaaaagTTGTTTGGATTCGTTATACAAAACTGAAAAATATTACTACTTACTAAGAAGAAAATCCACCATGATAAATTTTCCCAAAAGGTTTTTCCTATATAAGGTTGAGATCAGCACGTTCTTCCAACTACTAGCTAGTTTCGGTGTTGTTTTTCTGCAGAAGCGAGAATTTTCCCTTGTGAAACCAAATACAGGtaaatatagagagagagagagagattcacGGTGGATTTTATCATGAAAGTTACCTACAGACACGAGTCTCGTAAttcttacttatttttttatgtaaatgttaatggttaattttattaaaatgttagtgagagaaatttgaattcaagattttttttaatcatctaagttaatttatattatttttttatatttcatattaataatatatatgtgtggaaAGTTTAGATTCAATTATAGGGATATAGTAGTATATTATTGGAACTTAATTTATATCGTTTACGAAATATTGAAATTATCgctatcaaacaaaaaaataattaattgcacccgttgataattaaataattaaatttatgaggCACTGATACGGTTCGAtgcttattttattatgattttctaTGCTAACATTTCGATCATATCATTCCAAAGCTTTTCTTCACTGTACCAAAAAACAAAAGCTTTTCTTCAATAGAATCTTTTCACTTCATGATTAAAAGCTTCATTAAAACACTGCCGGGGTGCCGGTTCTCAATTGAATATTAATTCTGTTATCCTTCTCCATAAATgcacaatattatttatttgggtGCATAATGCAATACTACTTCTTTATATAATTACAATTGCTTCCTTTTGTACTTTTagtggttaaaaaattataattgtttatATGATTCAGAGAAACTGTTGCTGACCACGTATCCGGCAAATGCACATGCTAAAGTTATGAATTGGGTGGTAATCAGATTCCAAAATCTTTCACGGTTCCAACCCCCCTCCTCCACAATTAATTTTCaactatgtgattttttttaagtaaagaaatttatattttagccttttttttttacgtttctCATTATTGTGATATGAAGTCTTATatattccataaaaaaattaatgaatagtATCAACTTGTTAATTGTTCACCTTTATTTAAGTTaagaaattagttttttttatcttaggtCAGAAATCATGaatttctcttaatttattgagttataaactaattttgatTTGTAATACATTATTATCGTTGATCTAAAGAAATTTTACATATGATAagaattaaacataatttttttagttaaataaatcattttcattTATGTATGGAGCAAAACCTATCAATCCtttgaattaattaagaaattaatttaatataataaacttCATACaacaaaatttctatttttataccACAAGATTtctatttttactataaaagtTATTAACAATATTGACAGTTGAATTCTTTAACGaaggtttaaaatttaattctcaaTTTAGACCTAGAGTTACTTTATTCTAAAATGAATCAACCAGATGAAAGATAATTAAttgaattcaaataaaaaaactcaagatACATTGTTAAACCAAAATCatacaacaaataaaatgtGGTACATTGCAATTGAACGGTTTTTCAATTAGACAAATACTCCATTTATTGCTTAGATGTTACAACAATACGACTACCGCCGTCATTTCAATCACAGGTCAATCTCATTCTCAATCATTAAATCAGGTTcgtaaaattgaatttcaatttaattaattattatttacaatactatacttataatttatcttttaattaagaCTCACAGCATGCAAATCTAACCGGAGTTTAGTAGTCTAAAGAAAAGAGTCAATATCTTATAACCTACGTGTTAAATAAAAGCTTGAATATTTAATGagtaaaatatctaaatttaattaatgtctcTGAATAGAATTTTGTTATAAAACACAGgggaaagaaaaaacattaaaaggTCATTCTGTAgagtgaaaaaaacaaaataaaaataaattgagataaaagttttgaattaaaataaaacaaaaaatgtaaatCTAATCTtattttggtgttttttttttttttctttaagcgAAGGAAATCTGAGTAACAATGGCAGAATTGAAGAATTTTACACTGAGATATAGTTTGTTTTCCAAGTGTGGGAGTGGCAAtgaattgaatttgatttgGGTCCGACAAAGGAATAGGGTCCGTAGACTTTTTTGCATGCACGTATATGAATGAAGGTACTGCAACTGTTGGTGTGTAACAGAATTATTATTCCTATCCCTAGGAGGTAAATGCCTGTGGGGCGCATCTTTAACGCGGTATTTTCATCAAAATGGACTAAATTCTAGGGAGAGACTAGCATCTGCCAAATCGCACCATTTCGTATACAACTTAAATTAACCTTCATTCATTCCCCTCgctctctattttttattttctcactttatgttttttatttctaattattcTACTCAAATTATACAAGTAcctagacttttttttttatattatcttaaCCATAAAATCGAgggttttctttattttgaggCCATGAAGTGGGATTTTTTGTCAGTAGCGATTATTCCTTGCGTGTCCCATTTTTGTcagaatttataaataattaatggatAAGATTACAGGGTGTAATTCAGATTTGAAGTGATGAACTCGATactaatgatgattttttttattaaaaccatGTAGAGATTAAACATAAATGCTAttgacaaaattattaaaaccgTGTAGAGATTGGGAAATATGGAGGCAACAAGCTTCATTAATAGTGGGAAACGGATTATTAATGCTTGTCGATTTAAGTGGcaaaaagtttgattttatccttaaaaaaagtTGAGTACAATtcttttagataaaaaattgaaaaattactcttttaatagATTCACATGATGACTAAATAAATTAGTCAAGATTCAATCAGTCTTCATACATTAAAAGTCTTTTGCAAAAGAATcccaaatttattgatattaaaTCATTAACACACAGCAATATGATCGTctgtaaaaaactaaaaataaaaactcacaGCAATATGATGTAGAGTATAAAATACATTGCTATTGCTagatacaaaataattcaaaattaaaataaaacaatattttagcttatatagtaaggataacattttatttttatataattaaattttataaaattatttttaactattgatattttctttaaatttagaaatagaaataaaagaaagtggATTGAAAATGATATGCAAATAAGAAATCAAATGGAGGGTAATTTGAGATGGTTGAAAGATGATTTTTTACTAATTGAAGGATAGTATGTAAAATGTAtatccaaataataataaaaaagatagaatATTACAAATATAGGGAGTGAAAAGAATAAAAGTCTCACTTTCTAAATTGTATATACgaaagtaaatatataaaaagaaaataaattaaagaatataagTAAGGAGAATTGGATACCCCCAATCATCCTATCCTTGTAAAAAgttcaaaggaaaaatatgaAACCTATAAATGATGCTGCCAACCAAAAATGAATTTGGAAGTGATAATTTAACACGGGAAAACGAGAAGTATGATTTGCACAGACAAGAGTAAACCGGCCTCAACATTTAGTAAGAAaaataaccagaaaaataaaacaaaagtgtATAAAGAGGAGAATTAGATACCCACCAAATCATTGTGCATATgagttcaaagaaaaatatgaccTGTTTTATTCCAAGCGAAAATTCCTTCATCATAGCAAACGCACATATGtgcaaatatgtatatatataatataccaAAGCACCACATCATCTCTCCCATTCCATCACTTATAAACCAATTAATATATACGTCTTTTTagagaaaagaaattgaataaaacacattgataatttttttaaacaagtacACATTTTGTTTTCAGAAACGGGATCTCAGCATTAGATATTTGGATCGATGCTGATGAAAGCCTGACAATAGCACATTAAGAGCAGAAAAAGTTGATCCATTtagatgatgatcatgatgatgatgaacctTCATCTCTTTCTTAGGACTGACACCCATGAAGAGAAACATATCACCTTGTGTGCACAGTACCACAGAGACAACAACTGCATGCTAGTGTTTTAGGTTCTTTTCAGAGTGAGGTTACTCACAACTCACAAGATTCCTCTTGGTGGACCCTCCCCTTCAAGGGTTTATGACTCCATGTGTGATGCTGCTGGCATTTTCTGCTTTCGGAAGGGTCTCATACAATGCAAAAATGTAGGGTCACTATCCCAACAATTTAAGGCtcctttaatattattttaatccattttttttatttacttctcATTTTTcactattaaaatttaaaaccttgtttTGCAACCCATTTTTTCTGCGCCAATAGTTAAATTCCATAATTTTCTGATCCCTCTTTTATGATATCTGACAAATGGCTAATAAGTTAGTGCATAACGGAAAACGGGGCAATTTTTTCACCAAAATCTCAACTCTTTACTTTTCCTCATCAAGTACTGTactttttgattttgaaatgaaaatattaatgaaataagTACTCCAacatatgataaattatttttatatataattagaagttaaactttaaataaattttaatatatttgttagtcgctgtaaatataataaattttcattttactgtgaaaaaaattattgttgcttataaatcttaaaaatttcaaacggtactcattattattttatgataacagaatatatataatattatattttatttcacagTAATTAGTAATGTGACAGGTCTAAATGCAAGTCacgtaattaataaataatgataaagactaaacttttgaagagaaaaaattgtaatgagcaaaattaatttaaaaattaaaggaataatGTTCACAAAGTTGATTATATTTAGAGAGactaaaaagtatttaaatatttaaataatatataattaaaacttaatttacaCCAACTTATaagctaaaataaaaataaaagctaaaacaagaaaaaatgtaGGAATTGAAAGAGAAGTCAATGTCAGTCATTTGAAGAGTAACAAGATGTCAAAACTTAAAGAGATAAGAAAAGGACAAAACCCGAATTAATCTCTCCTCCCATTTACAGCACCAAGAacgaacattaaaaaaaaataagatgaagataaaagaaaagaaaaaatacaacCTTAATTAAGGTCCCTCTCTTCTTTATTGGTCTGTATCTTAAATTCCCTCTCTCATCGGACTTTATTTATTCtcccaaaaaataaacaaactgttataaaacagaaaagaaaaaaaaaaatctaatcttACTGATTATATGCTACAACAAAGTACCAACCAAACCTCATCATCCTCCTTCCACCACAGGTCGATACCATAACCATTGCCATGTGTAACTTCACCGTACGTGAATATTCAAATTCTTAATTTCTCCACCACAATGGCCACCTCCGACAACCCCTGCACTCTCTCTGACCCACCCCCACGCTAAACCTGGTTTCTTCACACTACTACTCCGTTGAAGCCCCCACTGAAGCAGCAgaagcaccaccaccaccacttgtTTTGTTTGCCACTATCTCATAGttcccaccaccaccaccaccttcttcatcctcttcatcttcatcatcctcTAATTCTTCCTCTCCTTCCCTCTCTTCTTCATATTCATCATCTTCGTTCTCCATGTCTTCCATTGTGATGTCCCTAtcctgctgctgctgctgaggTGGCCATTGCTGCTCCGGCTGCACCATCAACGGCGCCACCGCGCTCTCCGGCTTCGCCTCCACCGCCGCGGGGCTCTCTTCGCCCCTGTGCTTCTGCCTGTACAGCGCGTCCAGCTGGTGGAAATAAGGGCACGTCTTGGAATCTTCCGGTCTCCGCTTGTTgctttccttcactttcttgaaGTACTTGTTGATGTTCTCCCATTTCTCTTTGCACCTTTTCGCGTTTCGGTTGTACCCGAGCTTCTTCATTGAGGCTGAGATCTCCTCCCAGAGAGGACCCTTTGGTCCATTCTCTTGATACTTCTCATCCATGCTCGTCCGAAGCTTTATCAATGCCTGAACCTCCACTTTTGGCCACCGAGAAGAACTTGGTGCCAAGAAATTCTCGCcgttattattgttgttactaTTATTATCGGCTTTCACTATCTCCATATTCGTCACTTGTGACACCACTGGCAGCACCACGGGCTGTGTAACAACCACGGGCGGTGGCTGTTGTACGGGAGGTTGTGCTGCTGCAATACTAGGTTGTGTCACTTGTTGTTGTAGTGGTGGCTGCGGTTGTAATTGAGGTTGTGGTTGTTGTACGAGGTTGATGTTGGTCGATACTTGACCGAGGTTTTGTTGTTCGGCTATTTTTTGAAGGAATGACATAACGGCTGCGTCTTTGGCTGCGGCTATGGATCTTTCTTGTGCTAAGATTTCTCTTTCCCTATtgattcttttcatctcttgtACTCTCCATGCTTCTTCTCTTGCTATTCTGTCGTCCTCGCGTTTCTCTATGGCTTCCAGGAACTTCTTTTGTAGCTCCTCTTGCTTCTCGATCACTTCTTTCATTAGTCTCTCGAAGAAATCTTTCCACTTGCGCTTCCTCTTGCGTCTCCCTTCCAATGTTTCCTCGGAGGAGGTGGAGGAGGAGCTGGAATTGGAGAAGGTGTCGGTGGGGAAAGAGGATGGTAGGGTAGGGTTTGGTGGTGGTGGGAAATTGGTAGGGTTTGTTGGAGGGTAAGAAGGGATTGTGAGGTTTATTGATGGGGAGGTGAGAATGGGTTGAGGAATGGTTATAGGGAGTGGTGTTGTTGATGGAACAGTGATATTGGGGACACTACTAGTGAGTATAGCGTTGTTGGACAATATAGGCTGCATTGGCACTGTTGTTGGTGTTGGAATTGGTAGTGacactgttgttgttgttgcaatTGGTAGTGACACCGATGATGCTACTACTCTTGATGGTGCTGATTGTGGGGGTTTTGGTGAAGGGTTGGGAGAATGGGGTGTTGGAGAGTGGTTCTCAAGGGCTTGTAGTTGATCAAAGAAACGATAGGTTTTGCCATCTTGTTTCCCACTTCGGCCTTCTTTGGTTCTCTTGTGGTACTTGTACACGTTCTCGAATTTCTCTTTGCACTTCTTGGAGCTTCTGTGATACCCAAGCTCTGCCATCTTCCTGATGCACAAGGAGaagacaaaatgaaaaaaaaaaataataaggagAGAGGAGAGGAGAGTGTTTTCTCTGGGTTTATCTTATCTCATCAAATTCAGCTAGAGGACAAAGGATAAAAAGCATTGGGAGCATgagataaacataaaataaaaatatatgcgGTGAATTAATTAAGCAGTGGGAATGCAAAGGAAAAAAGTAAGTGAAAAAGTGATGGGAGAAAATGTAAAAGTTTCACGTAATTGAAGATTTGGGTAACAAAATGGCATGAATTGATGATGAACAAAAATGTCTCCCATGAGAAACACATGAAGGCGAGTTAGAAGATTTGACAGATAATCTTCTTCCTTAATTTCCCGTAGGAGTCGGTAAGCGAAATAAAGGGGGAAGAAAAATCTCGCTTTTGATAACTCAATTCAAGTCGGTAACTTATTTGGAAAATAGGACATGAATCAAAGTGAATGTCAGAAAAGCAAATCATCACACCCAAATCATGAACCCTGCACATctaaattcttttataattattttactctCAAACtccaaaagaaattttaaaaaaatcacaaaaggaACGGGAAAAGGAAGCAAAAtccaagagagagaaaagatggAAATGAATTTGAAGCTAACTAACACATTtgcaagaataaaatttaaaagcaaagcaaaattaattgaattctcAGATCTCCTCAGCAGTCTCAAAATTGACACGAattgaatgagaagaagaagcagacTGAAAAGAAATGATAATTAAGATAAGGATGAAAgaaagattaatatatatatgtatatatatttgagTAGTAGTGAGTGAAGCAGCACCTGGATACTTCTTCCCACAAGGGACCCTTGACACTTGCATCTCGAAACGCCACGTCCATATCGGAGCGTATCCTTAACAAGGCCAAAGTCTCTTGTCGTGGCCACCGGTTACCGCCGAAGCTACGTTCACCTTCTTCGATTCTACCCCTCTCATCGTCCCCCGAATTATTTGATCCACCACCGCCTCCTCCGGTTGTCGTCGCCACATCATGTGTCACGGTCACCGTCGCCGCCACTGCATCGGCGGAGGCACCACTTTCTACTCCTCCTCCGCGGccaccacctcctcctcctcctgctcCCAGCACAGCTGAGTCCCCGAGCATAGTCTCTTTTGGGTCTCTCTCTTTTCCGAAACAGCGCCGCAGCAATTACTTACAGCAGTTGAGaccaagagaaaaattaaaaatataaacagaGCAAAAAGGGTGGtgaattctttcaaattttttagatgcctttttattttatgttatgtatatgtatatatgtatttgtGTACTGTATATACATGCCaaacccctctctctctctctctctatatatatatatatacatatatgcaggaggtgaatttatttttattattattattttctagtaataattaattgtaattgtaataagaataaataaatatttccctTTGTCtgcttttttattatatttaatactaGTAACTTTTTAACgtgtttccttttcttctctcttttttagcTGTGGAAtcttcagtttctttttttctttttgtttatctGTACTCATACGGTAAATTCACCTGGCTATGTTCTTTATTTATATGGTAATCAGAAAAGTGGCACGAAAAAATAGATGCAGGTAtttagtatatttatttatttgtgcgtatttatttaattatttgtaaaaaataataaatagatgcATAGATTTTTGAACAGCTGCGAAGAGTGACGATGGAGATAACTGTTGGTTTTTGTCTGTCCAGCTATATTTAGTTAAAGGCCAGCTCCTGTAGATCGATCACCttttttgtttcccttttttattatttactctaattttttttttctatttaaaagtattttttagcCTTTTCCCCCCTGAAATTTACGTTATTATTAATTTGCCTTTCTtgggatgaagatgaagatgagctttgttgctttttcttttgggaTGTGTTTTTTGGATTTCAGTGGCGGTTAGGCATACTCATTGAGAAAAGACCAAACAGGCCCTAACGTGGTTCCTGCATTGACCTTTAATCATTGAAGCTAATCTAtcctatattttatttacatcaGCTTGTTTGTGATCTGGGTTTGTCCCTCGATCCGTTTCAcagtttctatatttttttattttgatttttttacaatGTAGATCTATGGCTTACCCAAAATgcccttcttttcaaaatttgtttaACTGGGGATAAACATTGGGGTCTTGATTTTAATCTTCAACTTGTTTCCTACAAATGTGGTACTCTACATGTGGCCTTTGGGGTCCTACCCTGATTGTGACAATTGCAATTTGGACAAATTTTCGTTCACACGCTTGATAAAAGAGaattgacaaaataaataaataaataggcttaaattaaaatatctttttgtgaTTCTACGCGGTGTTATTTGGTATTCAAAGTTTCAAACTTGGTTtgtgattaagaaaaaaaagagtaaatagtgTAATTCAAGTATTTTATAATGGAGAAATTTGTTTATCTTATTAAGTGGGAACCACTGTTGAATAGAACTAGTTTGAAGGAGGTCATATTATTAGGCCAAGCTATTTATGAAAAGAAGTAAATGGTGGCCAGTTCTGTTGGGTTTGTGACCTACCATAATAAATGGCGTCAAAGTTTTGAGGGCCGTGATATTGTGGATCATGGGTGATTCCAAGAAAAATTATTGGtttgttaaatttaaacaaagtaATTACTCTAAGGATACAATTTGGTATGTTAATGTGTTGAGGCTTTGTTATGTTagctcatgttttttttttactatgacATTTGTTATGTTAATGTGTTGAGGCTCTGGCTAAAGAATCAAAGTATTAGGAATTCTTTCCgttcttatatataagaataaattacttaatttgttaaaattaagaaatttaattgataacaataaatttatcttaaattttttatttttctaaaattattcatgtaattaatacttctttatcttttatttgtttgttaatatattttatcttttatataaattagaaatatttataatctaaaaataattaatataagaaaCATTATAGATTGAGTATTATAAAAAGGtgtcaatataattttaaactcaGGTCATATAAATAGAAacgaaaaa includes these proteins:
- the LOC100811604 gene encoding trihelix transcription factor DF1, producing the protein MLGDSAVLGAGGGGGGGRGGGVESGASADAVAATVTVTHDVATTTGGGGGGSNNSGDDERGRIEEGERSFGGNRWPRQETLALLRIRSDMDVAFRDASVKGPLWEEVSRKMAELGYHRSSKKCKEKFENVYKYHKRTKEGRSGKQDGKTYRFFDQLQALENHSPTPHSPNPSPKPPQSAPSRVVASSVSLPIATTTTVSLPIPTPTTVPMQPILSNNAILTSSVPNITVPSTTPLPITIPQPILTSPSINLTIPSYPPTNPTNFPPPPNPTLPSSFPTDTFSNSSSSSTSSEETLEGRRKRKRKWKDFFERLMKEVIEKQEELQKKFLEAIEKREDDRIAREEAWRVQEMKRINREREILAQERSIAAAKDAAVMSFLQKIAEQQNLGQVSTNINLVQQPQPQLQPQPPLQQQVTQPSIAAAQPPVQQPPPVVVTQPVVLPVVSQVTNMEIVKADNNSNNNNNGENFLAPSSSRWPKVEVQALIKLRTSMDEKYQENGPKGPLWEEISASMKKLGYNRNAKRCKEKWENINKYFKKVKESNKRRPEDSKTCPYFHQLDALYRQKHRGEESPAAVEAKPESAVAPLMVQPEQQWPPQQQQQDRDITMEDMENEDDEYEEEREGEEELEDDEDEEDEEGGGGGGNYEIVANKTSGGGGASAASVGASTE